The following proteins come from a genomic window of Triticum aestivum cultivar Chinese Spring chromosome 6A, IWGSC CS RefSeq v2.1, whole genome shotgun sequence:
- the LOC123129872 gene encoding eukaryotic translation initiation factor 3 subunit B-like, whose protein sequence is MAIEEQLEFYNFDDLETMATKEHSMVTDVRRDPTGRYVATALTVHGRESNQIWSFTGKQIYKVTKKQFSQFEWRPRPPSLLTLAKEEEISMNDCCSSNE, encoded by the exons ATGGCCATAGAAGAGCAGTTGGAGTTCTACAATTTCGATGATCTTGAGACCATGGCCACAAAAGAGCATTCTATGGTGACTGATGTCAGGAGGGATCCCACTGGAAG ATATGTTGCAACTGCATTGACTGTCCATGGGAGGGAAAGCAATCAAATATGGTCTTTCACAGGCAAGCAGATTTACAAGGTGACAAAGAAACAATTTTCCCAG TTCGAATGGCGCCCAAGGCCACCTTCACTGCTTACTCTTGCGAAGGAGGAGGAAATTTCAATGAATGATTGTTGCAGTTCCAATGAATAA